A DNA window from uncultured Methanoregula sp. contains the following coding sequences:
- a CDS encoding universal stress protein yields MFEKVLIPTDFSHDSQRILWYVKDIPGVREVLLLHVVDATHLSKWGWDHEPHIENAKILLEENRNALATAGVKTDVYVETLVNTITYGDIPLAIIRKAEVANTSLIVMGARGKNTIQNILLGSVSANVIRNAKIPVLLMRFPPDACGADDRRNLFSRVLVPVDFSEPSGHSIGLLKDIQPSGQVFLLHIVDKGESETEIQALVQSAREKLDIIKKDLERAGISAEARVHVGYPPDEINAAAERDEITLILMSPQGEGWKRELRALFIGSTTNAVIRRAHCPVLITAGHASP; encoded by the coding sequence ATGTTTGAAAAAGTGCTGATACCAACGGATTTTTCACACGATTCGCAAAGAATTCTCTGGTATGTAAAAGATATTCCCGGGGTTCGGGAAGTTCTTCTTCTTCACGTGGTTGATGCCACCCATCTGTCGAAGTGGGGATGGGACCATGAACCGCACATCGAGAATGCAAAAATTCTTCTGGAAGAGAACCGGAATGCGCTGGCAACCGCCGGCGTGAAGACCGATGTCTATGTTGAGACGCTTGTGAATACCATCACCTATGGCGATATCCCGCTTGCAATCATCAGGAAAGCTGAAGTGGCAAACACCTCGCTGATTGTCATGGGTGCCCGGGGAAAGAACACGATCCAGAACATCCTCTTAGGCAGCGTGTCTGCAAATGTCATCCGGAATGCAAAAATTCCGGTCCTCCTCATGCGCTTCCCCCCGGATGCCTGTGGTGCGGATGATCGAAGAAATCTTTTCTCCCGGGTGCTGGTGCCGGTGGATTTCTCCGAACCCTCAGGGCATTCGATCGGACTCCTCAAAGATATCCAACCATCCGGTCAGGTCTTCCTCCTCCACATCGTGGACAAGGGGGAATCCGAGACTGAAATCCAGGCGTTGGTCCAGTCCGCCAGGGAAAAACTGGATATCATAAAAAAAGATCTTGAAAGGGCCGGCATTTCTGCTGAGGCCCGGGTCCATGTCGGGTATCCCCCGGACGAGATCAATGCAGCTGCTGAACGGGATGAGATCACCCTTATACTGATGAGTCCGCAAGGCGAGGGCTGGAAACGGGAGCTCAGGGCG
- a CDS encoding cation:proton antiporter, with amino-acid sequence MDSLFTSPEFQMSLLLFVALGGYLIASRINQSAVIGLILVGLLVGPSALGLITYTDFVRGLAHLGAVILLFVIGLEFNVREILSLRNGMIAAVGVIIPWIGGYWISIVFGFSTASAIFIGTALTATSIAITANVLREMGKLQTDAAKAIIGAAVIDDVLSLLALAISTDVVSGTVTAGGIAIVAIKAIAFILIGGAFGIFVVSKYVSRLDATGFCKKFPEFIFIFAMMVAFLYAMCAEAVGLSAIVGAFIAGVSFESVQLVHSKNFKEGAEYLQIIFASIFFVSLGVLADIKAVTPEIALFLIVLTVVAIVTKVIGCGIPARLMGLCRKDALIVGFGMAPRGEVAMIVALIGLEAGIINQGVYVVLVLMSLLTTIITPIVYRNWLFRSGDCRYDAKGMCIDEGK; translated from the coding sequence ATGGACAGCCTCTTTACCTCACCTGAATTCCAGATGAGTCTGCTTTTGTTCGTGGCGCTCGGCGGATACCTTATTGCCTCACGCATCAACCAGTCGGCGGTCATCGGGCTCATCCTCGTGGGTCTCCTGGTCGGCCCGAGTGCTCTGGGTCTCATCACGTACACGGATTTTGTCCGGGGCCTTGCCCATCTGGGCGCCGTGATCCTGCTCTTTGTCATCGGCCTTGAGTTCAATGTCCGGGAAATTCTCTCGTTACGGAACGGTATGATAGCCGCGGTGGGGGTCATAATCCCATGGATCGGGGGGTACTGGATCTCTATTGTATTCGGGTTCAGCACGGCAAGTGCGATCTTTATCGGGACTGCCCTGACCGCGACCAGTATCGCCATCACGGCAAACGTGCTCCGGGAGATGGGAAAACTCCAGACCGATGCCGCGAAAGCGATCATCGGTGCAGCTGTCATTGACGATGTCCTCAGCCTGCTCGCCCTTGCCATCAGCACGGATGTTGTGAGCGGGACCGTCACGGCCGGGGGGATTGCCATTGTCGCCATCAAAGCCATTGCGTTCATCCTCATTGGCGGGGCGTTTGGTATTTTCGTTGTAAGCAAATATGTCAGCAGGCTCGATGCGACAGGGTTCTGCAAAAAATTCCCTGAATTCATCTTCATCTTTGCGATGATGGTGGCATTTCTCTATGCTATGTGTGCAGAAGCAGTCGGGCTCTCGGCCATTGTCGGAGCCTTCATTGCCGGAGTATCGTTTGAAAGCGTGCAGCTGGTCCATAGCAAGAATTTCAAGGAGGGGGCAGAATATCTCCAGATCATCTTTGCCTCCATCTTCTTTGTCTCGCTTGGGGTTCTTGCAGATATCAAAGCGGTTACGCCGGAAATTGCCCTGTTCCTCATCGTTCTCACGGTAGTTGCAATCGTCACCAAGGTTATCGGCTGCGGGATACCGGCCCGGCTCATGGGACTGTGCCGGAAGGACGCGCTCATTGTCGGGTTCGGCATGGCACCACGGGGGGAAGTGGCGATGATCGTGGCCCTTATCGGGCTTGAAGCGGGAATCATCAACCAGGGTGTCTATGTTGTGCTCGTGCTCATGAGCCTGCTGACAACGATCATCACCCCCATCGTGTACCGGAACTGGCTCTTCAGGTCAGGGGACTGCCGGTACGATGCCAAAGGCATGTGCATCGACGAAGGGAAATAA